GAATGGAGAAACAAGGGGTATGAGCTGCCACAGTTTGACATCAGAGCCGTGCGTAAGAATACCTTTGAAAACCCCACATGGGTACACTTTGGGGGCGGAAACATCTTTCGTGCTTTCCCCGCGGCTATCTTGAATGATGCGCTGAACACGGGAAAATATGACCGCGGTGTCATTGTTGCAGAGACCTTCGACTATGAGGTCATCGACAAAGCTTATACGCCTTACGACAATCTTTCACTGCTCGTAAGCCTTCAGTCATCGGGAACGATCGAGAAGAAAGTCATTGCCAGCGTGACCGAAGCCCTCAAAGCCGACCCTCAGTTTGCCGATTGGAAGCGATTGACTGACATCTTCTGCAAGCCTTCCTTACAGATGATATCATTCACTATCACTGAAAAAGGATACAGTTATAATGAAGATGATTTAGCACGTGGCATGACTCCGGTCTTTGCCTTGGGTAAGGTGACGGCATTACTCTATGAGCGTTACAAGGCAGGAAGGCTCCCGTTGACCGTTCAGAGCATGGACAACTGCTCGCACAATGGCAGCAAAGTGCAGGCAGGAGTATTTGCCTATGCCGAGCGTTGGGTGAAAGACGGACTTGTTCCGCAGGAGTTTGCAGACTATCTAAAAGACGAAAGCAAGATCACTTTCCCTTGGTCGATGATTGACAAGATTACTCCGCGCCCCCATGAAAAGGTGAAAGCACTCTTAGCTGCAGACGGATTTGAAGACAACGACTATATCGAAACCACCCGACACACCTTTACCGCGCCTTTCGTGAATGCCGAAGAAACGCAGTATTTAGTTGTTGAAGACCACTATACCAACGGACGTCCGCCTCTCGATTTAGGCGGAGTGCTCTACACAACGCGCGAAACCGTGGATAAAGTAGAAACGATGAAAGTCACCACTTGCCTGAACCCATTGCATACAGCCATGGCTATTTTCGGCTGTCTGCTTGGCTACGAGCTCATTTCTGCAGAGATTGCAGACGCCGACATCCGTGCCTTGGTGCAGAAAATAGGGTATATCGAGGCCATGCCCGTTGTGGTTGACCCAGGTGTTCTCAATCCTTATGAGTTCATTGGTGCCTTCATCAACAAGCGCTTACCCAATCC
The nucleotide sequence above comes from Segatella oris. Encoded proteins:
- a CDS encoding mannitol dehydrogenase family protein, with translation MKLTELLSDSYNAGEWRNKGYELPQFDIRAVRKNTFENPTWVHFGGGNIFRAFPAAILNDALNTGKYDRGVIVAETFDYEVIDKAYTPYDNLSLLVSLQSSGTIEKKVIASVTEALKADPQFADWKRLTDIFCKPSLQMISFTITEKGYSYNEDDLARGMTPVFALGKVTALLYERYKAGRLPLTVQSMDNCSHNGSKVQAGVFAYAERWVKDGLVPQEFADYLKDESKITFPWSMIDKITPRPHEKVKALLAADGFEDNDYIETTRHTFTAPFVNAEETQYLVVEDHYTNGRPPLDLGGVLYTTRETVDKVETMKVTTCLNPLHTAMAIFGCLLGYELISAEIADADIRALVQKIGYIEAMPVVVDPGVLNPYEFIGAFINKRLPNPFMPDTPQRIASDTSQKLSIRFGETIKKYIAHGLDKHNLILIPLTLAGYARYLKGIDDVGKPFTPSPDPLLDELQSIVAPLEIGSKKQDFSCLKEFYSRKDIFGLDLYEAGLGEQIEAFVKELYAGKGSVRSVLHRYTTTR